In Oncorhynchus gorbuscha isolate QuinsamMale2020 ecotype Even-year linkage group LG02, OgorEven_v1.0, whole genome shotgun sequence, a single genomic region encodes these proteins:
- the rad51d gene encoding DNA repair protein RAD51 homolog 4 isoform X1 — MVVLRDGMCPGLSEELVVALRAADITTVEDLVSSDTEDLAQKCSVSYKALLAIRRVLLAQHTAFPVSGADLYEDLLSSTSILSTGNPSLDKLLDSGLYTGELTELAGGPGSGKTQVCFGVAVNISYQLKQRVIYVDSTGGLSASRLLQMLQAKSCNIEEQFLPVVVQMKALQRIQVFPVFDIFSLLGCLHHFRCVGLQQASAGGGSVKAVIVDSVSAVISPILGGKQNEGMSMMMQVAGLLKTIAKDFNVAVLVTNTVTRDGNGQLKAGLGQTWSHVPRIRILLQRLERPGSTCSSVRTATLAKSSRQPCHLKEEFDLQCWGRSEEQLYGISGKRKLENTEPS, encoded by the exons ATGGTTGTTCTCAGAGATGGCATGTGTCCTGGATTGAGTGAAGAATTGGTTGTGGCTTTACGAGCAGCAGACATTACAACAG TGGAAGATCTGGTGTCATCAGATACAGAAGACCTTGCTCAAAAATGTTCCGTGTCCTATAAG GCCCTGCTGGCTATACGCAGAGTGCTCCTTGCCCAGCACACAGCATTCCCTGTATCAGGTGCTGATCTATATGAAGACCTGCTGAGTTCAACATCCATCCTCTCCACAGGCAATCCTAG TCTAGATAAGCTTCTAGACTCTGGCTTGTACACAGGAGAGCTCACAGAGTTGGCAGGAGGCCCTGGAAGTGGAAAAACCCAG GTGTGTTTTGGTGTTGCGGTGAATATATCTTACCAACTGAAGCAGAGAGTCATATATGTTGACTCAACAGGAGGACTGTCGGCAAGTCGCTTGCTTCAGATGCTCCAAGCGAAGTCGTGCAATATAGAAGAACAG TTCTTACCCGTTGTTGTGCAGATGAAGGCTCTTCAGAGAATCCAGGTCTTTCCGGTGTTTGACATTTTCTCGTTACTCGGCTGTCTACATCATTTTCGATGCGTTGGACTTCAGCAG GCATCTGCGGGTGGCGGCTCAGTCAAAGCTGTAATTGTGGATTCAGTGTCAGCAGTTATTTCTCCCATACTGGGGGGCAAACAAAATGAAG GCATGTCCATGATGATGCAAGTGGCAGGGCTGTTGAAGACAATCGCCAAAGACTTCAATGTAGCCGTTCTG GTGACAAACACTGTGACCAGAGACGGCAATGGGCAGCTGAAAGCCGGACTGGGCCAAACGTGGAGTCACGTACCTAGAATTCGGATTCTACTGCAACGGCTCGAGAGGCCGGGATCTACTTGTTCTAGCGTACGCACTGCCACTTTGGCCAAGTCCTCAAGACAG CCTTGTCATCTGAAAGAAGAGTTTGACTTGCAGTGCTGGGGCAGGTCTGAAGAACAGCTGTATGGAATATCAGGAAAGAGGAAGCTGGAGAACACTGAGCCCAGCTAG
- the rad51d gene encoding DNA repair protein RAD51 homolog 4 isoform X2, translated as MVVLRDGMCPGLSEELVVALRAADITTVEDLVSSDTEDLAQKCSVSYKALLAIRRVLLAQHTAFPVSGADLYEDLLSSTSILSTGNPSLDKLLDSGLYTGELTELAGGPGSGKTQVCFGVAVNISYQLKQRVIYVDSTGGLSASRLLQMLQAKSCNIEEQMKALQRIQVFPVFDIFSLLGCLHHFRCVGLQQASAGGGSVKAVIVDSVSAVISPILGGKQNEGMSMMMQVAGLLKTIAKDFNVAVLVTNTVTRDGNGQLKAGLGQTWSHVPRIRILLQRLERPGSTCSSVRTATLAKSSRQPCHLKEEFDLQCWGRSEEQLYGISGKRKLENTEPS; from the exons ATGGTTGTTCTCAGAGATGGCATGTGTCCTGGATTGAGTGAAGAATTGGTTGTGGCTTTACGAGCAGCAGACATTACAACAG TGGAAGATCTGGTGTCATCAGATACAGAAGACCTTGCTCAAAAATGTTCCGTGTCCTATAAG GCCCTGCTGGCTATACGCAGAGTGCTCCTTGCCCAGCACACAGCATTCCCTGTATCAGGTGCTGATCTATATGAAGACCTGCTGAGTTCAACATCCATCCTCTCCACAGGCAATCCTAG TCTAGATAAGCTTCTAGACTCTGGCTTGTACACAGGAGAGCTCACAGAGTTGGCAGGAGGCCCTGGAAGTGGAAAAACCCAG GTGTGTTTTGGTGTTGCGGTGAATATATCTTACCAACTGAAGCAGAGAGTCATATATGTTGACTCAACAGGAGGACTGTCGGCAAGTCGCTTGCTTCAGATGCTCCAAGCGAAGTCGTGCAATATAGAAGAACAG ATGAAGGCTCTTCAGAGAATCCAGGTCTTTCCGGTGTTTGACATTTTCTCGTTACTCGGCTGTCTACATCATTTTCGATGCGTTGGACTTCAGCAG GCATCTGCGGGTGGCGGCTCAGTCAAAGCTGTAATTGTGGATTCAGTGTCAGCAGTTATTTCTCCCATACTGGGGGGCAAACAAAATGAAG GCATGTCCATGATGATGCAAGTGGCAGGGCTGTTGAAGACAATCGCCAAAGACTTCAATGTAGCCGTTCTG GTGACAAACACTGTGACCAGAGACGGCAATGGGCAGCTGAAAGCCGGACTGGGCCAAACGTGGAGTCACGTACCTAGAATTCGGATTCTACTGCAACGGCTCGAGAGGCCGGGATCTACTTGTTCTAGCGTACGCACTGCCACTTTGGCCAAGTCCTCAAGACAG CCTTGTCATCTGAAAGAAGAGTTTGACTTGCAGTGCTGGGGCAGGTCTGAAGAACAGCTGTATGGAATATCAGGAAAGAGGAAGCTGGAGAACACTGAGCCCAGCTAG